ACTAGGAGAGGGGAGAAGATGAAAGAGTTAAAGATATTAATTACTCCCCCTTCCCTTCAAGGGAAGGGGGTTGGGGGGTTAGGTTAGATAAATATAAAAATGTAAGAAAAATTTTTACACTTAAATGGTATAAGTATAAAAAAATTCCCCAGAGTTGGGGATAATTTCCTCAAGCTGGGGTTGTTAATTTTAGACAGGATTTGCTTGCGGTTGTTTTTCCAGTAAGCGGATGATTGAAGCTTTTTCCAAAAGTCCAATTACTACACCATTTTCACGGACGACTGGTAGCTGTTTTGTGTCTTCTTTTTCTAACAGCATGAGTACGTCTAATAAAGACTTATCGGAATCGATGAGTGTGGTATTTTCTACAGGTTGAACGATCGCGCTAACCTTGACTTCATTCCATTGAGAAGTGGGAATATCTCTCATCTTATCAACTGCGATCGCGCCCATAAGTTTCCCTTCCTCATCTGTCACTAGGAATTTACGCCAGTTGCCTTTACCAATGACATATTCGTTGGCAAATTCCCGCAATGTCAAGTTACTATCAATAACTGGGCTATTGGGAATAACTGCATCTGCGGCGGTGAAACCACTCAGTTTCTCTTGAATTTGAGCAGATTTCGCGTAGTTATTCGCATTTTGGAGTAAGAAACCACCGATTAACAATGTCCAGAAGTTTCCAATTGAACTAATGCCCAAAATTGCTAAAATACCAACGATGACTGCTAACCAACCTAAAAATTGACCGATGCGGCTAGCAAATAAAACGCCTTTGTATTGATTTCCGGTGATTTTCCAAACTAAGGATTTAACCACATTACCGCCATCGAGGGGTAAACCGGGAAGTAGGTTAAATAATGCCAAAATTAAGTTGATCGATGCTAGCAAGGAAACGATCGCTGCAAACGCACCCGAAATTGGCGTACCGATCCCGATCGCTGTAAACAATCCAAATAATAGCAGACTAACCGCCGGACCCGCGATCGCCACTAAAAATGCTTCACTCGGCGTTTTTGATTCTTTTTCTAAGTTAGCCAAACCGCCAAACAAAAACAGAGTAATCGATTTAACTTCGATCCCTTGCTGGATAGCGACTAAACTATGTCCTAACTCATGTGCTAAAACTGAAGCGAATAATAATAGCGAGGCAACTAATCCTAATAACCAGGGTGTAATACCAGTTAATCCGGGAAATAAACTTAGCTCACTTCCATAGGTTAACGTTACTAACCCTAGCACTAAAAACCAGGAAGGATTCACATAAAAAGGAATCCCAAATAAATTACCGACGCGAATATTGCCATTCATAGGCTTTGCCTCCTTTCGCTGCTGTAAGAGGTTTTCTTTAACCTCGTTGACTCAATTGTAACGAAATGCAAAGTTGCTTGTCTCCTCTTGTTTGGCGTAATCACCGCCCTGAAAAGTACGGTAATATTAACTAGCTGAGATTGTGTCAAAAACCTCTATGATTAGGCATAATATAATTAGTGCTTTATGAGCATTAGCTAATGAGCATAATCTATTTCTTAAGATAGAAAAACCGAATTTGTTCGCAAAAATACCAAAATAACTATTATAGATAAGCAAGATTAGGACTACCGCAAAATGGAGACTCCCCAAACTTATCGTCAAGAAGAGATCCAGCAAATTCTCGCTACGGCGATCGCGCGTCAAGAATACGAAGGTGAGTTATCTCGCACCCAACTCTGGGAAATCGCCGCCGAGTTACAAATCTCCCCGGAGAGTTTGCAAGCAGCAGAGATGCAGTGGCTTTCTCAACGACAAGAGGAAGAAAAACGACTCGCTTTTGAAGCTTACCGAAAAAGCAAATTCAAACAAAAAGCGGGAAAATTTTTGATTTTTAATACTTTTTTCTTGTGTTTAAATCTGCTTACTGCTGGGACTCTCTCTTGGTCGCTATACATCCTGCTTGTTTGGGGATTGTGGTTAACTCTCCACGGCTGGCAAACTTTTCAGTCTGAAGGCGAAGCTTACGAACAAGCTTATCGTAGCTGGGAACGCAAGCACGAAATTAGAAATTTTCTGCAAAACTTTTGGCTGAAGTTACAGCAAGCTTTACAAGCTTAGGGGATTGGGGACTGGGGATTGGGGATTGGGGACTGGGGACAAGGAGGACAAGGGAGAGGGGGAAGACAAGGGAGAGGGGGAAGACAAGGGAGAGGGGGAAGACAAGGGAAACCTAGGAGATAAACTGTTAACTGGTAACTGGTAACTGGTAACTGATAACTGGTAACTGATAACTGGTAACTGATAACTGGTAACTGGTAACTGATAACTGGTAACTGATAACTGATAACTGCTAAGTCCTTGCTATACTAACGACACAGCAACAATCAAAATATAGAAAATATTATCTCAAGATGCAGCCAACCGACCCGAGCAAATTTACAGAACAAGCCTGGGACGCGATCGTCAAATCTCAAGAAGTAGCCCGTCTCTATAAAAATCAGTACCTCGAAGTAGAGCATATCGTGCTGACGCTACTAGCGGAAGAAGGACTGGCAGTGCGAATCTTGAATAAGGCGAATATCGATCTTGCTCGTTTTCAGCAGCAGTTAGAAATCTTTGCTGGGAGACAAGCGAAAGTACCTAATGCCGAGCAACTTTACCTCGGTCGCGGTTTGGATGTAATGTTGGATCGAGCGGAAACGGCTAGAGGTAGTTGGCAGGATAAGTATATTTCCGTCGAACATTTACTGCTGGCTTTTGCGGAAGACGATCGCCTCGGTAGACAATTACTGAAAAAGTTTAATCTCGATCCCCAAGATTTGGAAACGGTAATTAAGTCGGTACGGGGTTCGCAGAAGGTTACGGAACAAAACCAGGAAGAACGTTACGAAGCCCTGGAAAAGTATGGGCGCGATTTGACGGAATTAGCCAGAAGCGGCAAACTTGACCCGGTAATTGGACGAGATGAAGAGATTCGGCGGGTAATTCAAGTGTTATCCCGGAGATCGAAGAATAATCCGGTGTTGATTGGGGAACCGGGAGTTGGGAAAACGGCGATCGCGGAAGGTTTGGCGCAGCGTATTGTTAATGGTGATGTGCCGGAATCTTTGAAAAATCGTCAGCTAATTTCCCTGGATATGGGTAGTTTAATCGCTGGGGCGAAGTATCGTGGTGAGTTTGAAGACCGTTTGCGGTCGGTTTTGCGCGAGGTTACGGTTTCGGAAGGGCAAATTGTTCTCTTTATCGATGAGTTACATACCGTTGTCGGGACTGGTTCGACTCAAGGTTCAATGGATGCAGGGAATTTGCTCAAACCGATGTTAGCTAGGGGCGAATTGCGCTGTATTGGGGCAACTACTCTGGATGAATACCGCAATCATATTGAAAAAGATGCGGCTTTGGAACGTCGTTTTCAACAAGTTTTGGTCAAACAGCCTGGAGTTGAGGATACTATCTCGATTTTACGTGGGCTGAAAGAGCGCTACGAAGTCCACCACGGCGTGAAAATTACGGATTCCGCTTTGGTTGCTGCGGCGACGCTTTCCCACCGCTATATCAGCGAC
This genomic interval from Oscillatoria salina IIICB1 contains the following:
- a CDS encoding site-2 protease family protein yields the protein MNGNIRVGNLFGIPFYVNPSWFLVLGLVTLTYGSELSLFPGLTGITPWLLGLVASLLLFASVLAHELGHSLVAIQQGIEVKSITLFLFGGLANLEKESKTPSEAFLVAIAGPAVSLLLFGLFTAIGIGTPISGAFAAIVSLLASINLILALFNLLPGLPLDGGNVVKSLVWKITGNQYKGVLFASRIGQFLGWLAVIVGILAILGISSIGNFWTLLIGGFLLQNANNYAKSAQIQEKLSGFTAADAVIPNSPVIDSNLTLREFANEYVIGKGNWRKFLVTDEEGKLMGAIAVDKMRDIPTSQWNEVKVSAIVQPVENTTLIDSDKSLLDVLMLLEKEDTKQLPVVRENGVVIGLLEKASIIRLLEKQPQANPV
- a CDS encoding 2TM domain-containing protein encodes the protein METPQTYRQEEIQQILATAIARQEYEGELSRTQLWEIAAELQISPESLQAAEMQWLSQRQEEEKRLAFEAYRKSKFKQKAGKFLIFNTFFLCLNLLTAGTLSWSLYILLVWGLWLTLHGWQTFQSEGEAYEQAYRSWERKHEIRNFLQNFWLKLQQALQA